The Malus sylvestris chromosome 12, drMalSylv7.2, whole genome shotgun sequence genome contains a region encoding:
- the LOC126593782 gene encoding uncharacterized protein LOC126593782 yields MPQVDLETLVSACAGGSMDRKIACETQADATTAGHGRPEDDVEEQEVPPDFPPESFWLSKDAEYDWFDRNAFYERKDSTKGNSNANNLNSNQNSHSNSNSQRFSMNLKSKAAIIGLPKPQKHNYTDTKNRRHCKAGNTRLFPKRSGSVGKSDAPMIEPSSPKVSCMGRVRSKRDRKKRRVRNRHRQSAETSIEKSVKPVSERRKLGFFASFRAIFRHGGHRDKSAKTPFVDDLPPRNSSVKSTRARDRAAADDVDSLPRHSVESEPPGLGGMKRFVSGRRSGSWVGEGGIDVA; encoded by the coding sequence ATGCCACAAGTTGATTTGGAAACACTAGTTTCGGCGTGCGCTGGTGGCTCAATGGATCGGAAAATCGCCTGCGAGACGCAGGCCGACGCCACCACCGCCGGACACGGCCGGCCGGAGGATGACGTCGAGGAACAGGAGGTTCCGCCGGATTTCCCGCCGGAATCCTTCTGGCTCTCGAAAGACGCAGAGTACGACTGGTTCGACCGCAACGCCTTCTACGAGCGCAAAGACTCCACCAAAGGAAACTCCAACGCTAATAACTTGAATTCGAATCAAAATTCGCACTCGAATTCAAACTCGCAGCGGTTTTCGATGAACTTGAAGTCGAAGGCGGCGATCATCGGGCTTCCCAAGCCGCAGAAGCACAACTACACCGACACGAAGAATCGGCGGCACTGCAAGGCCGGAAACACGAGGCTGTTTCCGAAACGGTCCGGATCCGTCGGAAAATCGGACGCTCCGATGATCGAGCCGTCGTCTCCGAAGGTCTCGTGTATGGGGAGGGTGAGATCGAAGAGGGATCGGAAGAAGCGTCGGGTCAGGAATCGGCACAGACAGTCGGCCGAGACGTCCATAGAAAAGTCCGTTAAACCGGTTTCCGAGAGACGAAAACTCGGTTTCTTCGCGAGTTTTCGGGCGATTTTTCGTCACGGCGGACACCGGGACAAATCGGCGAAAACGCCGTTCGTGGACGACTTGCCTCCGAGAAACAGCAGCGTGAAGTCGACGAGAGCGCGCGACAGAGCGGCAGCGGACGATGTCGACTCGCTTCCAAGACACAGCGTGGAGAGCGAACCGCCCGGTTTGGGTGGCATGAAGCGGTTCGTTTCGGGTCGGAGGTCCGGGTCGTGGGTGGGCGAAGGCGGTATCGACGTTGCGTAG
- the LOC126591934 gene encoding alpha carbonic anhydrase 1, chloroplastic, giving the protein MALRVSFSFLVIALLLVFGPSASVQDDSLSFSYTGQTGPEKWGSLSPNNTACSNGKMQSPVDIVKSILTPSKKLMPLTRVYRTSNATLFNNGFNLGLRFEGNGGTLDVDGKNYNLMQLHWHTPSEHRLNGIQFPAELHLLHQAADQSRAVVAILFNFGKEDIILLQIKNRLAELAKEACKKDEDATIPVGTVDLNELQKKSRKYYKYVGSLTVPPCTENVVWSILGKVRTISKHQLDALKAPLDASCKNNSRPLQSPNGRKIELYDELMH; this is encoded by the exons ACTCACTCTCATTTAGTTACACTGGTCAAACTGGCCCTGAGAAATGGGGAAGCTTGAGTCCAAATAACACAGCATGCTCAAATGGGAAGATGCAGTCTCCGGTGGACATCGTCAAGAGCATACTTACCCCTAGCAAGAAACTAATGCCGTTGACCAGAGTCTACCgtacttcaaatgccacattgTTTAACAACGGCTTTAACCTTGGG TTGCGTTTCGAAGGAAATGGGGGAACATTGGATGTGGATGGTAAGAACTACAACTTGATGCAGTTGCACTGGCACACTCCCTCTGAGCATCGCCTTAATGGAATCCA ATTTCCAGCGGAGCTTCATCTGCTTCACCAGGCAGCTGATCAAAGCCGCGCAGTTGTGGCGATCCTCTTCAATTTCGGCAAGGAAGATATCATCCTCTTACAG ATTAAGAACAGGCTGGCCGAGCTGGccaaggaggcgtgcaagaaaGATGAAGATGCTACCATTCCTGTTGGAACTGTTGACCTGAACGAGTTACAGAAGAAGAGTCGCAAATATTACAAATACGTTGGCTCTCTCACCGTTCCTCCATGCACCGAAAATGTTGTCTGGAGCATTCTCGGAAAG GTGAGGACTATTTCCAAGCATCAGTTAGATGCACTAAAAGCACCATTGGATGCATCTTGCAAAAACAACTCAAGACCTCTTCAATCTCCAAATGGACGCAAGATTGAGCTCTACGATGAGCTTATGCACTAG